In Providencia rettgeri, the following proteins share a genomic window:
- the idi gene encoding isopentenyl-diphosphate Delta-isomerase yields MEDELILVDEHDQPIGVMPKLLAHQLGHLHRAFSVFIFNEQNELLIQQRAFHKYHSAGQWANSCCSHPRPNEETQKAAERRLQEELGFVTPLTHIGSLIYKADVQGGLIEHEYDHIFIGYYNQYIQPNRDEVSSIRWVSLPQLKQEIVLNPDIFTPWFKKILEEFTLLDFK; encoded by the coding sequence ATGGAAGATGAATTAATTTTAGTCGATGAGCATGACCAACCTATTGGAGTTATGCCAAAGCTATTGGCACATCAGCTCGGTCACTTACATCGAGCATTCTCAGTATTTATCTTTAATGAACAAAATGAGCTACTAATTCAACAACGTGCTTTTCATAAATATCATTCAGCAGGACAATGGGCAAATTCTTGCTGTAGTCACCCTAGACCAAATGAAGAGACTCAGAAAGCTGCTGAACGTCGCCTTCAAGAGGAATTAGGTTTTGTCACTCCATTGACTCATATAGGTTCCTTAATTTATAAGGCTGACGTTCAAGGAGGCTTAATTGAACATGAGTATGACCATATTTTTATTGGTTATTATAACCAATATATTCAACCGAATAGAGATGAAGTCTCATCTATAAGGTGGGTAAGTCTTCCTCAATTAAAACAAGAGATCGTTCTTAATCCTGATATTTTCACACCGTGGTTCAAAAAAATATTAGAAGAATTTACTTTATTGGATTTTAAATAA
- the narL gene encoding two-component system response regulator NarL, with protein MENTNIMNEKSTILLIDDHPMLRNGVKQLISLESSLQVIGEAGDGKTGIQIAEEQDPDLILLDLNMPGMNGFETLDELRKRELSGRIILFTVSNYSDDLVNALKRGADGYLLKDMEPEELIVALKEAASGKLVVSPTLASVLAESLRDNTTQDDNNIASLTPREADILELISQGLSNKMIARKLDIAESTVKVHVKHLLKKLNLKSRVEAAVWVLQQK; from the coding sequence ATGGAAAACACAAATATAATGAACGAAAAATCAACCATTCTACTTATTGATGATCATCCGATGCTAAGAAATGGAGTCAAACAATTGATTAGTTTGGAGTCTTCATTGCAAGTTATCGGTGAGGCTGGAGACGGTAAAACTGGCATACAGATCGCTGAAGAGCAAGATCCTGACCTTATCTTACTTGATCTCAACATGCCAGGCATGAATGGTTTTGAAACTCTCGATGAACTTAGGAAGCGAGAGCTATCAGGTAGAATTATTCTTTTTACCGTTTCTAATTATAGTGATGATTTAGTCAATGCACTAAAAAGAGGTGCCGATGGTTATTTACTAAAAGATATGGAGCCTGAAGAGCTTATCGTAGCCCTTAAAGAAGCTGCAAGCGGTAAGTTAGTTGTCAGCCCAACATTAGCCTCTGTGCTTGCTGAATCACTAAGAGATAACACCACACAGGATGATAATAATATTGCCTCATTGACACCAAGAGAGGCCGATATTTTAGAACTGATCTCTCAGGGTTTATCAAATAAAATGATAGCTCGTAAACTCGATATTGCAGAAAGCACAGTAAAAGTACATGTTAAACATTTACTAAAAAAACTCAATTTAAAATCAAGAGTTGAAGCTGCGGTTTGGGTTTTACAACAAAAATAA
- the narX gene encoding nitrate/nitrite two-component system sensor histidine kinase NarX encodes MPTLYRRFSIINQVIGLMLLIAILGIIGMTISNRMIISVQGNAHAINKSGSLRMQSYRLLSLVPLNTQNQRYLDALESDLISPELTQVVKIENLTPQFDELYNYWLHVLKPSLIKANTPNDARYEVISFVSKLDELVHNIDEKTESKIAYVAMTQLIFISLVFLLLAGTIWHLRRKIYYPWVKLLSMVNAIGRKDFSQRYPKNNRQDELNALGETLNQMSDELALSYHQLEERVAEKTADLITKNKVLSYLYQSSQILHSSDPLYLRLQKVLIELENITILKNLSLRLYEESNETYFHEICCHSTGLSEVNTTQLEQQASIEKPLSLQWDLSDNMHRYGIIIGEIEDNQILSDEQNSLVSVLAKQISGMLAMEHQIEQQQQLLIMDERSAIARELHDSIAQSLSCLKMQISYLQLQPEPLPEKPQQLLTEMRSEINTAYSQLRELLTTFRLKLMEPGLLPSLESTISEFSERVGYTIDLNYDLPAKSISPHQSIHIIQIVREALTNILKHANAKWAEVSLNQYNGIVTITVTDDGSGITSNTDKLNHYGLIIMRERALSLNGNCCITPRPQGGTEVKVTFPLSDA; translated from the coding sequence ATGCCCACGTTGTATCGTCGATTTTCAATCATTAACCAAGTGATCGGTCTAATGCTACTTATTGCGATCTTAGGAATTATTGGGATGACGATTTCCAATCGAATGATTATAAGTGTGCAAGGTAATGCCCATGCAATAAATAAATCAGGTTCACTGCGAATGCAGAGCTACAGGTTACTTTCTCTCGTTCCTTTAAATACTCAAAATCAGCGTTATCTCGATGCATTAGAATCTGACCTCATCAGCCCTGAACTGACTCAAGTTGTAAAAATCGAAAATTTAACGCCGCAATTTGATGAGCTTTACAATTATTGGTTACATGTCTTAAAGCCTTCATTAATAAAAGCAAATACCCCTAATGATGCAAGATACGAAGTTATATCATTTGTCAGTAAACTTGATGAATTAGTTCATAATATTGATGAAAAAACGGAAAGTAAGATTGCTTATGTTGCTATGACACAACTGATTTTTATCAGTTTAGTATTCTTATTACTCGCTGGAACCATCTGGCACCTGCGCAGAAAAATTTATTATCCATGGGTTAAATTATTATCAATGGTCAATGCAATTGGACGAAAAGATTTTAGCCAACGCTACCCTAAAAATAATAGGCAAGATGAATTAAATGCGCTCGGAGAAACACTTAACCAAATGTCGGATGAATTAGCATTAAGTTATCATCAGCTTGAAGAAAGGGTTGCTGAGAAAACTGCAGACTTAATCACAAAAAATAAAGTGTTATCATATTTATATCAATCAAGCCAAATCCTTCATTCATCAGATCCTCTCTACTTGCGATTACAAAAAGTCCTTATTGAACTAGAAAATATTACCATACTCAAAAATCTCAGTTTACGGTTGTATGAAGAAAGCAACGAAACATATTTTCACGAAATATGCTGCCATTCAACCGGGTTATCTGAAGTGAATACAACGCAACTAGAACAACAAGCTTCAATCGAAAAACCGCTCAGTTTACAGTGGGATTTATCAGACAATATGCATCGTTATGGCATTATTATTGGAGAGATTGAAGATAACCAAATACTTTCAGATGAGCAAAACAGTCTCGTTTCTGTTTTAGCTAAACAAATCTCTGGTATGCTAGCCATGGAGCACCAGATAGAACAACAGCAACAGTTACTTATCATGGATGAACGTTCTGCAATTGCACGCGAACTTCATGACTCTATTGCTCAATCTTTATCCTGTCTGAAAATGCAAATTAGCTATCTGCAATTACAGCCAGAACCATTACCAGAAAAACCTCAACAGCTGTTAACAGAAATGCGTAGCGAGATTAATACCGCATATAGCCAGTTAAGAGAATTATTAACCACATTTAGGCTTAAATTAATGGAGCCTGGCTTACTTCCCTCATTAGAAAGTACCATTAGTGAATTTAGTGAACGTGTAGGATATACAATAGACTTAAATTACGATCTACCCGCGAAAAGTATTTCACCGCATCAATCTATTCATATAATACAAATAGTCCGAGAGGCATTAACTAATATTTTAAAACACGCTAATGCAAAATGGGCTGAGGTTTCATTAAACCAGTATAATGGTATTGTTACAATTACAGTGACTGACGATGGTTCAGGGATCACGTCAAATACTGATAAACTTAACCATTATGGGCTTATTATTATGAGAGAAAGAGCATTAAGCCTTAATGGAAATTGTTGTATTACACCTAGGCCTCAAGGTGGAACAGAGGTAAAAGTTACCTTCCCTTTATCTGACGCTTAA
- a CDS encoding DUF808 domain-containing protein has protein sequence MAGSSLLTLLDDIAAVLDDVSVMTKMAAKKTSGVLGDDLALNAQQVTGVRADREIPVVWAVAKGSFINKLILVPLALLISAFIPWAITPLLMIGGAYLCFEGAEKITHKLFFTNVEGSIPQNQLELSAEQLKEFESKKIKGAIRTDFVLSAEIIAITLGIVSTTTFINQVAVLSIIALVMTIGVYGLVAGIVKLDDLGFYLQKKTSSLLKKLGNTLIYSTPYLMKTLSVVGTAAMFMVGGGILTHGISYISEWITEISFTATLTPIIGSTMQFILPTIINLFFGLVTGLILVAIISLFKKLKKV, from the coding sequence GTGGCTGGAAGTAGCTTACTCACATTACTTGATGATATTGCCGCTGTACTAGACGATGTTTCCGTCATGACAAAAATGGCCGCCAAAAAAACCTCTGGAGTTTTAGGTGATGACCTCGCACTAAACGCCCAGCAAGTTACTGGTGTTCGCGCGGATAGAGAAATTCCCGTTGTTTGGGCTGTTGCTAAAGGGTCATTTATCAATAAATTAATACTCGTGCCCTTAGCATTGCTAATTAGTGCATTTATTCCTTGGGCTATCACACCACTGCTCATGATTGGTGGGGCCTACCTTTGCTTTGAAGGCGCAGAAAAAATTACTCATAAGCTATTCTTTACTAACGTAGAAGGCTCTATCCCCCAAAACCAACTTGAATTATCAGCAGAACAGCTGAAAGAGTTTGAAAGTAAAAAAATCAAAGGGGCGATTCGTACTGATTTTGTTTTATCAGCTGAAATTATTGCCATCACATTAGGCATAGTTTCCACTACCACTTTTATTAACCAAGTCGCTGTACTCTCAATCATTGCTCTTGTGATGACTATCGGTGTATATGGCTTAGTTGCAGGTATTGTAAAATTAGATGACTTAGGCTTTTATTTACAAAAGAAAACGTCTTCTTTATTAAAGAAACTCGGTAATACCTTAATTTATTCAACACCTTATCTGATGAAAACATTATCTGTTGTTGGAACAGCCGCGATGTTTATGGTCGGTGGTGGTATTCTAACGCATGGTATTAGCTATATTTCAGAGTGGATTACAGAAATATCGTTTACTGCGACCTTAACACCGATCATTGGTAGTACTATGCAGTTTATCCTACCAACTATAATTAATTTATTTTTTGGGCTAGTAACAGGTCTAATCCTTGTTGCGATAATCTCACTATTCAAAAAATTAAAAAAAGTTTAA
- a CDS encoding glycosyltransferase — MSSQPVLSIVVAVYNGEKFLPQFFDSLIAQKLENWELIVVNDGSKDKSEDIIKSYADKFAHLKVLYQENQGVSVARNTGMVEATGKYITFPDIDDEISPQMYGRLLEIALSNDLDVATCNGTYVYTNGDAPKAIFPPNKVPSTGVISGPEWLETGLSSRKFLHVTWLNLYRLDMLRQHNFFFEPKLHHQDIPWTTEVLLVANRVQFINEQYYRYLIHNQSVSHSLSGDERAVRKIKTYLKIIDMLLNIYQRYPEQVKQAPACLWQVGKEGLGVIQALLAIKSPDVQKEMVQLFFDKGYWQIVWAHATTVKLKWRLIRRYTKLKEIIKS, encoded by the coding sequence ATGTCTTCTCAGCCAGTTTTGAGTATTGTCGTTGCTGTATATAATGGTGAAAAATTTTTACCTCAGTTTTTTGATAGCTTAATCGCTCAAAAGTTAGAAAATTGGGAATTGATTGTTGTTAATGATGGCTCTAAAGATAAAAGTGAAGACATCATTAAGTCTTATGCGGATAAATTTGCACATTTGAAAGTGCTTTACCAAGAGAATCAAGGGGTTTCAGTCGCTCGTAATACGGGGATGGTTGAGGCTACTGGAAAATACATTACATTCCCTGATATTGATGATGAAATTAGTCCGCAAATGTACGGGCGTTTATTAGAAATCGCACTATCAAATGACCTCGATGTTGCAACCTGTAATGGGACTTATGTTTACACTAATGGTGATGCACCAAAAGCAATTTTTCCGCCGAATAAAGTTCCATCAACTGGGGTGATTTCAGGCCCTGAGTGGCTTGAAACTGGCTTAAGTTCACGCAAGTTTTTGCATGTAACTTGGTTGAATTTATATCGTTTAGACATGTTGCGCCAACACAATTTTTTCTTTGAGCCCAAATTACATCACCAAGACATTCCTTGGACGACTGAAGTGTTACTCGTGGCGAACCGCGTACAATTTATTAATGAACAATACTACCGATATTTAATCCATAACCAATCTGTTTCACACTCATTGAGTGGTGATGAACGCGCAGTCCGCAAGATAAAAACCTATCTGAAGATTATTGATATGCTGTTAAATATTTACCAGCGGTATCCTGAGCAAGTAAAACAAGCACCGGCTTGTCTATGGCAGGTAGGAAAAGAAGGCTTAGGGGTGATTCAAGCGCTATTAGCTATCAAATCACCAGATGTACAGAAGGAAATGGTACAACTATTTTTTGATAAGGGTTATTGGCAAATAGTGTGGGCACATGCAACAACAGTAAAATTAAAATGGCGATTAATTAGGCGCTATACGAAGCTAAAAGAAATTATCAAATCATAA
- a CDS encoding nucleoside hydrolase: protein MSKNKIIIDCDPGHDDAMAIFLALGNSNIELLAVTTVVGNQTLDKVTHNARAIIEFASINNIPIAAGCARPLVRTIQTAPEVHGTTGLDGTHLPEPKLPIDPRHAVDLIIDTLKSHPPKTVTLVPIGGLTNIALAVRKAPEIVELVKEVVLMGGGYHTGNRTAVAEFNILIDPEAAHIVFNETWPITMIGLDLTHQARPDDQIMETIAALSTPVSDFVVESLNYYTAGYRRRNGYTDHAPVHDLCAVAYVIDPSIMETIKAPIDIELQGALTTGMTVTDFRHPAKPECHTQVATKLNNPLLWDMFIASLKQLEK, encoded by the coding sequence ATGTCTAAAAATAAAATTATTATCGATTGTGACCCTGGCCATGATGATGCAATGGCAATTTTCTTAGCATTAGGCAATTCAAATATAGAATTACTTGCAGTAACGACTGTCGTCGGAAACCAAACTTTAGATAAAGTCACCCATAATGCACGCGCAATTATAGAATTCGCGAGTATAAATAATATCCCTATCGCTGCGGGTTGCGCTCGACCACTTGTGAGAACAATTCAAACTGCTCCAGAAGTTCATGGGACAACAGGCCTTGACGGCACTCACCTCCCCGAACCCAAACTACCTATTGATCCACGCCATGCTGTTGACTTAATTATTGATACGCTCAAGTCACACCCCCCTAAAACGGTGACTCTCGTACCGATTGGAGGGCTTACAAATATTGCTTTGGCAGTAAGAAAAGCACCTGAAATTGTAGAGTTAGTCAAAGAAGTGGTATTAATGGGAGGAGGCTACCATACCGGTAATCGCACTGCAGTCGCTGAATTTAATATCCTTATAGACCCTGAGGCGGCTCATATTGTGTTTAATGAAACTTGGCCTATCACTATGATTGGACTAGATCTTACACATCAAGCAAGGCCAGACGACCAAATAATGGAAACAATTGCCGCGTTAAGCACACCTGTAAGTGATTTTGTTGTTGAATCCCTAAATTACTACACTGCAGGTTACCGCAGACGTAATGGCTATACCGACCATGCTCCTGTTCACGATCTATGTGCCGTTGCTTATGTTATCGACCCATCCATAATGGAAACGATTAAAGCTCCGATTGATATCGAACTGCAAGGCGCTTTAACAACGGGTATGACGGTGACTGACTTCCGCCACCCCGCTAAACCAGAATGCCATACACAAGTCGCTACAAAGTTAAATAACCCTTTGTTATGGGACATGTTCATTGCTTCTCTAAAGCAATTAGAAAAATAG
- a CDS encoding helix-turn-helix transcriptional regulator, whose protein sequence is MENYLERLPDVIDSVATNQFYPNLLSWLSSLIAFDNAIVYSFEKGSPPRFLSKVERRNSDSINRIYQRGAYLMDPFYQEIQRGGASKVLTLKELAPKGFYHTDYYLNFYRKTGWCDEAGLLLDISDDSQLGIFFGNENRPFFSEKYMQAPLKDAFDIIRSMVKLHKDVSPSSVSNYHQNTDMQTRFGLTPRECEVVELILAGKGSPQIAQALFISLGTVKNHRKNIYQKLSINSQVELFNLLMNRLS, encoded by the coding sequence ATGGAGAACTATCTAGAAAGATTACCTGATGTTATTGATTCTGTTGCAACTAATCAGTTTTACCCTAATTTATTATCATGGTTGTCTTCACTTATTGCATTTGATAATGCGATTGTTTACTCCTTTGAAAAAGGATCTCCTCCCCGATTTCTTTCCAAAGTAGAGCGCCGTAATAGCGATAGTATTAACAGAATCTATCAACGAGGTGCTTATTTAATGGACCCATTCTACCAAGAAATCCAAAGAGGGGGGGCTTCCAAAGTGTTAACACTAAAAGAACTCGCGCCTAAAGGATTTTATCATACAGATTATTATCTCAATTTTTATCGTAAAACAGGGTGGTGTGATGAGGCTGGGTTGCTATTAGATATTTCAGATGATAGCCAATTAGGTATTTTTTTTGGTAATGAAAATAGACCTTTTTTCTCGGAAAAATATATGCAGGCACCACTTAAAGATGCTTTCGATATCATTCGTAGTATGGTCAAACTTCATAAAGATGTTTCTCCTTCTTCGGTGTCGAATTACCACCAAAATACAGACATGCAAACACGATTTGGGCTAACACCGAGAGAGTGTGAAGTTGTCGAGTTAATCCTAGCGGGTAAAGGTTCACCACAAATAGCACAGGCACTTTTCATTAGTTTAGGGACAGTGAAAAATCACCGTAAGAATATCTATCAAAAATTGAGTATTAACTCACAGGTTGAATTGTTTAACTTATTAATGAATAGGCTAAGTTAA
- a CDS encoding NAD(P)/FAD-dependent oxidoreductase, translating into MNNQVESLTYYAATKKYDLRFPTLKEDLDVDVVIIGGGFSGIHTALELCEKGITNIAILEGRYLGYGGSGRNGGQVMAGIGHDIDAIKKYVGPEGLETIFKLSNMGAGIMRDRIAKYDIDADFCRGYAYLGSNKRQEKTLRSWLKDFKSVDPDEEIEFYSGSELKQIIGSDAYTCGIKHMGGGHVHSLNLLLGEAKAISEIYGAKIFENSQVLNVEYGNTIKVRTAMGTVKAQKMLWACDSFLNGLEPTIYPKTINTYAYQLMTEELPDELIKQISPIRGAYSDIRPVIDYYRVTNENRLLFGSSTHFLEYIPSDLKAWNRNLMLKVFPYLKDVKIELAWGGPMACSANLFPQIGSLPQHKNVFYAQGYSGFGVTPSQIVCKVLAEGMVEGSHRYDLMSSIPHANIIGKDSMRNIIVSLAKIMHQTSGYWQGRR; encoded by the coding sequence ATGAATAACCAAGTAGAATCATTAACTTACTATGCTGCAACTAAGAAGTATGACTTACGTTTTCCGACGCTAAAGGAAGATCTTGATGTTGATGTGGTGATTATTGGTGGTGGGTTTTCTGGGATCCATACCGCACTAGAGTTGTGTGAGAAAGGGATCACTAATATCGCTATTTTGGAAGGGCGGTATCTTGGTTACGGTGGTTCAGGGCGTAATGGCGGGCAAGTCATGGCAGGCATTGGCCATGACATCGATGCAATTAAAAAATATGTCGGGCCAGAGGGTTTAGAAACGATTTTTAAACTCAGCAATATGGGCGCGGGGATCATGCGTGACCGTATCGCTAAATATGATATTGATGCAGACTTTTGCCGTGGCTACGCATACTTAGGAAGTAATAAGCGCCAAGAAAAGACCTTACGTAGCTGGTTAAAAGACTTCAAATCAGTTGATCCTGATGAGGAAATTGAATTTTACAGTGGTTCAGAACTAAAACAGATTATTGGTTCTGATGCTTATACCTGTGGGATCAAACACATGGGTGGCGGGCATGTTCATTCATTGAACTTATTATTAGGTGAAGCGAAAGCGATTAGTGAAATATATGGCGCTAAAATATTTGAAAATAGCCAAGTATTAAATGTGGAGTATGGTAATACCATCAAAGTTAGAACTGCGATGGGAACTGTTAAAGCACAGAAAATGCTGTGGGCTTGCGATTCATTTTTAAATGGCCTTGAGCCGACGATTTACCCTAAAACGATTAATACTTACGCATATCAATTAATGACGGAAGAGCTGCCTGATGAATTAATCAAGCAAATTAGCCCAATCCGTGGTGCTTATAGTGATATTCGTCCTGTAATAGATTACTACCGGGTGACGAATGAGAATCGCCTATTATTTGGCAGTTCCACTCATTTTCTTGAATACATTCCATCTGACCTTAAAGCATGGAATCGTAACTTAATGCTAAAAGTCTTTCCTTACCTCAAAGATGTCAAAATTGAATTAGCTTGGGGTGGACCAATGGCATGTAGCGCAAATTTATTTCCACAAATTGGCTCATTACCACAACATAAAAATGTGTTTTATGCACAGGGCTATTCAGGTTTCGGTGTTACGCCTAGCCAAATTGTGTGCAAAGTCCTTGCAGAGGGGATGGTAGAAGGTTCTCATCGTTATGATTTAATGAGTTCCATTCCTCACGCCAATATTATCGGTAAAGATAGCATGCGTAATATAATTGTTTCACTGGCAAAAATAATGCATCAGACATCCGGTTATTGGCAAGGTCGTCGCTAA
- a CDS encoding cupin domain-containing protein: MISPLLLNKPLPELLNIGSVTNLGSVVVEGDPQASVAMIHGEPTDNLTCGIFACTKGKFKMVYPFDEMATVHEGSVKLTDVKTGVTVEYHKGDTWFAAKGTEVLWEIDAPRFVKHYLACVNA; encoded by the coding sequence ATGATCAGTCCATTATTGTTAAACAAACCACTGCCAGAACTATTAAATATTGGTAGCGTGACAAATTTAGGCTCTGTGGTTGTTGAAGGCGATCCTCAAGCGAGTGTTGCGATGATCCACGGTGAACCAACGGATAATCTAACCTGTGGTATTTTTGCTTGCACTAAAGGTAAGTTCAAAATGGTGTATCCATTTGATGAAATGGCGACAGTCCATGAAGGTTCGGTGAAGTTAACGGATGTGAAAACCGGTGTGACGGTTGAATACCATAAAGGTGATACATGGTTTGCTGCGAAAGGTACCGAAGTTTTATGGGAAATTGATGCACCACGCTTCGTAAAACATTACCTAGCTTGTGTAAATGCCTAA
- a CDS encoding aldehyde dehydrogenase family protein produces MSELTLLPEVSEFLKRQHGHFINGLPVSGKGDTFFDVVNPATEQVIAKVKEGTLAEVDAAMDAAHTAFKGVWANTTPMERGNCLNRLADLLEKHLEELAQLETLCSGKTIQLSRFLEVGSSAQFLRYFAGWATKISGETLNVSLPSFNGEKYSAFTQREPVGVVAGIIPWNFSIMISIWKLAAALTCGCTIVLKPSEFTPLTMLRVVELAKEAGIPDGVINIVNGGGREVGPALIHHPLCSKVTFTGSVPTGLAVGRSAMEGKLTRVTLELGGKNGAAFLADLPVEKIVNGIIEAGYLNQGQICAAAERFYIPSKLMDEVLAQLKTRLSAMKVGSPLDETTEMGPLANKAHYEKILDLFEKARLDGSEIIYGGQPVAGAGYFVPPTIIRANSPDDVLMKEETFGPIGTFLGYDDEEELIEMMNSTPFGLAASLWTNDLSKAMRMISRIEAGTVWVNMHTFLDPAVPFGGVKSSGIGREFGSAFIEYYTELKSVMVRY; encoded by the coding sequence ATGAGTGAGTTAACCCTATTACCAGAAGTCAGTGAGTTTTTGAAGCGCCAGCACGGCCATTTTATCAATGGGTTACCGGTTTCTGGCAAGGGCGATACTTTTTTTGATGTTGTTAACCCTGCCACTGAACAGGTTATCGCAAAAGTAAAAGAAGGGACTTTAGCGGAAGTGGATGCCGCAATGGATGCGGCTCATACCGCATTTAAAGGGGTTTGGGCAAATACCACACCAATGGAAAGAGGGAATTGCTTAAACCGCCTTGCTGACCTACTCGAAAAACACCTTGAAGAATTAGCTCAGCTAGAGACGCTATGTTCGGGGAAAACTATTCAGTTATCTCGTTTTCTTGAAGTGGGGTCATCTGCGCAATTTTTACGTTATTTTGCTGGCTGGGCGACAAAAATCAGCGGAGAAACGTTGAATGTTTCATTGCCTTCTTTTAATGGTGAGAAATATTCTGCATTTACCCAGCGTGAACCTGTTGGTGTTGTCGCTGGTATCATTCCTTGGAACTTTTCTATCATGATTTCCATTTGGAAATTAGCCGCGGCTTTAACATGCGGTTGTACGATTGTGTTGAAACCAAGTGAATTTACGCCACTAACCATGCTCAGAGTGGTGGAATTAGCAAAAGAGGCAGGGATCCCTGACGGTGTCATTAATATCGTGAATGGTGGTGGTCGTGAGGTTGGGCCTGCACTGATCCATCATCCACTTTGTTCTAAAGTGACATTTACGGGGTCTGTACCGACTGGGCTGGCGGTAGGGCGCTCAGCGATGGAAGGTAAATTAACCCGAGTCACACTTGAACTTGGTGGGAAAAACGGCGCTGCATTCTTAGCTGACCTCCCGGTTGAAAAAATTGTTAATGGGATTATTGAAGCGGGATATCTAAATCAAGGGCAAATTTGCGCAGCTGCTGAACGGTTCTATATTCCCTCTAAATTAATGGATGAAGTATTAGCGCAACTCAAAACACGTTTGTCTGCGATGAAAGTGGGTTCTCCATTAGATGAAACAACCGAGATGGGGCCGTTGGCCAATAAAGCGCATTATGAAAAAATCTTAGATTTGTTTGAAAAAGCTCGCCTAGATGGCAGTGAAATTATTTATGGTGGCCAGCCAGTTGCAGGCGCTGGGTACTTTGTGCCTCCGACCATCATTCGTGCTAATAGCCCAGATGATGTATTGATGAAAGAAGAAACTTTTGGGCCAATAGGGACTTTCTTGGGCTACGATGATGAAGAAGAACTTATTGAGATGATGAATAGTACTCCGTTTGGTTTAGCGGCGAGTCTATGGACAAATGATCTCAGTAAAGCAATGCGTATGATTTCGCGCATTGAAGCGGGAACGGTATGGGTGAATATGCATACTTTCCTTGACCCCGCCGTGCCATTTGGTGGCGTTAAGTCATCCGGTATTGGTCGTGAATTTGGTAGTGCCTTTATTGAGTATTACACAGAGTTAAAATCTGTCATGGTGCGTTATTAG
- a CDS encoding helix-turn-helix transcriptional regulator, with product MTSPLFEPHQQTLIDCCLNTIAHIIPVSALVYYLVNDHCQPGNYVLHGIPAKMHEEYLAYFHQFDPLHPEHFRSDDLRLVRMDPEIRQQNQAFFHDFMQPNDITDMAEIFIRRKNKIIAGISVLRDSPFSQQEIMRLNAILPVAELMTFDVLPDSLVAYTPKEQEIIHLVREGASNKRIALLLGVSLSTVKTHLRNIFTKANVTNRTELVSSGFIIHHE from the coding sequence ATGACTTCACCATTATTCGAGCCTCATCAACAAACATTAATTGATTGCTGCCTAAATACTATTGCACATATTATTCCAGTTTCTGCTTTGGTGTATTACCTCGTGAATGATCATTGCCAGCCAGGTAACTATGTTCTTCATGGGATCCCGGCCAAAATGCATGAAGAGTATCTGGCTTACTTTCATCAATTTGATCCCTTGCACCCTGAGCATTTTCGCAGTGATGACTTACGCTTAGTGAGAATGGATCCTGAAATACGCCAGCAAAATCAGGCTTTTTTCCATGATTTTATGCAGCCGAATGACATAACTGATATGGCAGAAATATTTATTCGTCGTAAAAATAAAATTATTGCGGGGATTTCGGTGCTGCGAGACAGCCCATTTAGCCAGCAAGAAATCATGCGATTAAATGCTATCTTGCCTGTCGCTGAACTAATGACATTCGATGTACTCCCCGATTCGTTAGTGGCTTATACCCCTAAAGAACAAGAGATTATCCACTTAGTACGAGAAGGCGCGAGCAACAAGCGAATTGCATTATTACTGGGGGTTTCGCTATCAACAGTAAAAACTCACTTACGTAATATTTTCACTAAAGCGAATGTAACTAACCGAACCGAACTTGTTTCATCAGGGTTTATCATTCACCACGAATAA